One region of Triticum aestivum cultivar Chinese Spring chromosome 6B, IWGSC CS RefSeq v2.1, whole genome shotgun sequence genomic DNA includes:
- the LOC123138405 gene encoding ribosomal protein S7, mitochondrial-like: FDGEQKELIKKLVNFFMIDGKRTRVRAIVYKTFHRLARTERDVIKLMVDAVDNIKPICEVVKVGVAGTIYDVPGIVARDRQQTLAIRWILGAAFKRRISYRISLEKCSFAEILDAYRKRGISRKRRENLHGLASTNRSFAHFRWW, translated from the coding sequence TTTGATGGTGAGCAAAAAGAATTGATCAAGAAATTGGTAAACTTTTTCATGATCGATGGTAAAAGAACGAGAGTTCGTGCTATTGTTTATAAAACTTTTCACCGCCTAGCTCGAACTGAACGCGATGTAATAAAACTTATGGTTGACGCCGTAGATAATATAAAGCCAATATGCGAAGTGGTCAAAGTAGGAGTCGCAGGTACTATTTATGATGTTCCTGGGATTGTAGCCAGGGATCGTCAACAAACCTTAGCTATTCGTTGGATCCTTGGAGCAGCTTTCAAACGACGTATAAGCTACAGGATAAGCTTAGAGAAATGTTCATTTGCTGAGATACTGGATGCTTACCGAAAGAGGGGAATTTCACGTAAGAGAAGGGAGAATCTTCATGGACTGGCTTCCACCAATCGGAGTTTCGCGCATTTCAGATGGTGGTAA